One Pelobates fuscus isolate aPelFus1 chromosome 8, aPelFus1.pri, whole genome shotgun sequence genomic window carries:
- the LOC134571011 gene encoding interferon-induced very large GTPase 1-like — translation MMDPAMAAAWTVNRLKWKLIEVFEEGTNDLLDELSSLHAITIDEYIRICTFENPVERTEEVLNLILEKGEPVCNEFLNHLENIIPRFPKLPSLSRFFPETKKKVFDELLMQLSMEGMEWNQHIKFPLKNILEIAKNNLMSIDIEKIQDIPWHFLRKLMALNRTARNTYWKKTTLNQGSSEDEDINEIYGIEIKNDTLYFLHPMDVLCVLLHCSDIFLQQEIVSKMAMCQFAVPLLLPADDGSNCTFMLWAMRNIVKRWRPHSSVDSKGFMEENVVSEAMPILSFVKIGKTKLSKSKILNQVLSPPQQYHDFFIHNNMEGGNNTRKISDGLVEMSWYFPSGSERSDIFPEPIAVTNLRGDMESNWTQFSFLTRVSSAVFIFTNTICEREIRLLSKCIKPELKYYLIITLSSEKDVNDEIIQNLQKCKSLLKFGKNNIILKKIKENDAILVKKIQNAIRSFIKDSPRMVIQNMTKCTNNFGICIDEGYREWYIQKNLSTDITQEIKDVVQYKKETMSLQGDLWKQISKIEKELCRMKNQEGKDAEQYQCDLKNQLTSLHKRQYEKHLPSGIQLFIDGITDLTQAEKHHFLKLLEFDLDKIARINLSTLQAEYMNKCKDPLKNLEELKEIDKKISDSSLRIEHFLREMGQFYEAECSMYRRKQIQKDQRKYTRLPGIAADLLLDGLPLELIDGDASNIPLQWITDVLTELDTKTGGQCRMRVITVLGIQSTGKSTLLNTMFGLQFPVASGRCTRGAFMTFIKVENDFQVELGCEFILVIDTEGLKAPELAFLEDSYEHDNELATLVVGLSDITIINMSMENTAEIKDILQIVVHAILRLKHIGKKPNCQFVHQNVSDVSTHEKNMRARKKLLDQLDEITNIAAKIEKKYEITRFNDVIEYNIEKDNWYIPGLWLGIPPMAPVNSGYSEKISELKQYLLDLVKMFKSVNTPLQIREFIIWIKSLWNAVKHEKFLFSFRNSLVTEAYYKLCVQFSEWEWNFTKYVHSWVITKETLIMNQPADKSQTETCVDYRKELEEILCENENKMLVSLKKYFEDKSENVNLIEKYFHDFTRSIESLKKELELNAIKKCNEAFNIQEVKFKIQCLQENSMKMIESNVINLLEDCRKANSPLNKTQLEEKFNSMWERIISDLQFEALKSHNISQSIVEQLHKSMRHKETNAQKLLILNNLDEYGHNTFEMDKKYLDLCELSSLECNMSYIHQDCFDKTAQLANFLIDTCDKYVEEKISMRSGYYDIYCQELLRLIDDKLENKDVKKYCFNSLFEVDIKLFILGRAARAFQEMHETFLLENDPKICLENLKPKYFSTFVSIYEEKDQSHHMAKKLCELCLKPALTQYIYKHLGKEIVDDCINSLDSIIFKNRPLFHVTVLENLLEKEIFEEYVNYINSYESFLKNWVLKYISDKYRKSPGLQMLQSNLLSSVVERIKDVLKKEKCTDSPKMSNILENICEELKSELVIPQNQMHMIGFGDNTNIERFSADIETFLSETENQIQVEMSSLSVEFIIAKVTLNPVDELLKKVIGCGKQCPFCKAPCEAGGVGHTEHFASIHRPKSLGGYKKTWEEDCSLVTEMCSMSGRTFRNQDTDWKDHSYKEYRTIYPDWSIQPDPSIESTDYWKYIFAKFNEQFAEEYKAKPAELSEQWKQIDKEQALRSLKEAFNIKQ, via the exons ATGATGGATCCTGCTATGGCGGCAGCTTGGACAGTTAATAGATTAAAATGGAAATTGATTGAGGTCTTTGAAGAGGGTACAAACGATTTGTTGGATGAGCTCAGCTCTCTTCATGCAATAACTATAGACGAGTACATCCGTATATGCACGTTTGAAAACCCAGTAGAGAGGACGGAGGAAGTGCTTAATCTAATACTCGAAAAAGGAGAACCCGTCTGCAATGAATTCCTCAACCACTTGGAGAACATAATACCCCGATTTCCTAAATTACCCAGTCTTTCAAGATTCTTCCCAGAGA ctaaaaaaaaagtttttgatgaACTGCTGATGCAACTTAGCATGGAAGGCATGGAATGGAATCAACATATAAAGTTCCCACTTAAGAATATATTAGAGATTGCGAAAAACAATTTGATGAGCATTGACATTGAAAAAATACAAGACATTCCATGGCATTTTCTAAGGAAACTCATGGCTCTCAACAGAACTGCCAGGAACACGTATTGGAAGAAAACAACATTGAATCAGGGTTCAAGTGAAGATGAAGACATAAATGAAATTTATGGAATTGAGATTAAAAATGACACATTATATTTTCTTCACCCTATGGATGTCCTGTGTGTTCTCCTGCATTGTTCAGATATTTTTTTGCAACAGGAAATTGTGTCAAAAATGGCAATGTGTCAGTTTGCCGTTCCTCTACTACTCCCAGCTGATGATGGTTCAAACTGCACCTTCATGCTATGGGCAATGAGAAATATTGTGAAGAGGTGGAGACCTCACTCATCAGTAGACAGTAAAGGATTTATGGAGGAAAATGTGGTGAGTGAAGCCATGCCAATTTTGTCTTTTGTGAAGATCGGCAAAACCAAGTTATCCAAATCTAAAATCCTGAATCAGGTTCTCAGCCCACCTCAGCAATATCATGATTTTTTCATACACAACAACATGGAAGGAGGGAATAATACGAGAAAAATATCAGATGGACTAGTGGAAATGTCCTGGTATTTTCCTTCTGGGAGTGAAAGATCTGACATTTTCCCAGAGCCGATTGCAGTGACCAATCTACGAGGAGACATGGAGTCTAACTGGACACAGTTCAGCTTCTTAACCCGAGTCTCATCAGCTGTGTTTATATTTACAAACACAATCTGTGAGAGAGAAATTCGACTGTTGTCAAAGTGTATTAAACCAGAGCTAAAGTACTACTTAATTATCACTCTAAGCTCTGAGAAAGATGTAAACGATGAGATAATTCAGAATCTGCAAAAATGTAAGTCTCTGCTTAAATttggaaaaaataatataatattaaaaaaaataaaagaaaatgatgCAATCCtggttaaaaaaattcaaaatgctATTAGGTCTTTTATAAAAGATTCTCCAAGAATGGTTATCCAAAATATGACAAAGTGTACAAATAACTTTGGTATTTGTATAGATGAAGGTTATAGAGAATGGTATATTCAAAAAAACCTCTCCACGGACATAACTCAGGAGATAAAAGATGTGGTTCAGTATAAAAAGGAAACAATGAGTCTGCAGGGAGATCTGTGGAAACAAATATCTAAAATAGAAAAAGAACTGTGTAGAATGAAAAACCAAGAAGGAAAAGATGCAGAACAATATCAGTGTGATTTGAAAAATCAACTCACATCACTACATAAGAGGCAATATGAAAAACATCTTCCCAGTGGTATACAGTTGTTTATTGATGGCATAACAGATTTAACCCAGGCAGAGAAACATCACTTTTTGAAGCTGCTGGAATTTGACCTTGATAAAATTGCTAGGATTAACCTGTCAACCTTACAGGCTGAATACATGAACAAATGTAAAGATCCATTAAAAAATCTGGAAGAACTAAAAGAGATTGATAAAAAAATATCAGATAGCTCTTTGCGAATTGAGCATTTTCTGCGTGAGATGGGGCAGTTTTATGAAGCTGAATGCTCCATGTACAGAAGAAAGCAAATTCAGAAAGATCAGAGAAAATATACCAGACTCCCGGGAATAGCTGCTGATCTCCTGCTGGATGGGTTACCATTGGAGCTGATTGATGGAGATGCCTCCAACATCCCCCTGCAGTGGATAACTGATGTCCTGACTGAGCTGGACACCAAGACAGGAGGACAATGCAGAATGAGAGTAATCACTGTGCTGGGAATTCAGAGTACGGGGAAATCCACCCTTCTGAACACCATGTTTGGGTTGCAGTTCCCGGTGGCCAGTGGACGATGCACACGAGGGGCTTTCATGACATTTATCAAAGTAGAAAATGACTTTCAGGTAGAGCTGGGCTGTGAGTTTATTCTAGTTATTGATACAGAAGGTCTGAAAGCTCCAGAATTGGCTTTTCTGGAAGACAGTTATGAACATGATAATGAGCTAGCAACGCTAGTGGTCGGGTTGAGTGATATCACCATAATTAACATGTCCATGGAGAACACGGCAGAAATAAAAGATATTCTGCAGATTGTGGTCCATGCTATTCTCAGACTAAAACACATAGGAAAGAAACCTAATTGCCAGTTTGTTCACCAGAATGTGAGTGATGTATCTACTCACGAGAAGAACATGAGAGCCAGAAAGAAACTCCTGGACCAGTTGGATGAAATTACTAATATTGCAgcaaagatagaaaaaaaatatgaaatcacaAGATTCAATGATGTGATAGAATATAACATTGAGAAAGACAACTGGTATATTCCTGGTTTGTGGCTTGGAATCCCACCTATGGCTCCAGTAAACTCTGGCTATAGTGAGAAGATTTCTGAATTGAAACAGTACTTACTAGACTTAGTGAAAATGTTCAAGTCGGTAAATACTCCTCTCCAAATTCGTGAGTTCATTATATGGATAAAGAGTTTGTGGAACGCAGTAAAACATGAGAAATTTCTTTTTAGTTTTAGAAACAGTCTAGTGACTGAAGCTTATTACAAATTGTGTGTTCAGTTCTCAGAGTGGGAATGGAACTTTACCAAATATGTTCACAGCTGGGTCATTACAAAAGAGACATTAATTATGAATCAGCCAGCAGATAAATCACAGACAGAAACCTGCGTGGATTACAGAAAAGAGCTAGAGGAGATACTGTGTGAGAACGAAAACAAAATGTTAGTttctctaaaaaaatattttgaggatAAATCTGAAAATGTGAATCTTATAGAAAAATACTTTCATGATTTCACTAGAAGTATAGAATCCCTAAAAAAGGAACTGGAACTAAATGCAATTAAGAAATGTAATGAAGCTTTCAACATACAAGAAGTGAAATTTAAGATTCAATGCCTTCAGGAAAATTCCATGAAAATGATCGAAAGCAATGTTATAAATCTCTTGGAAGACTGCAGAAAAGCAAACAgtccacttaacaaaacacaactGGAAGAAAAATTTAACTCAATGTGGGAAAGAATCATCTCAGATTTGCAGTTCGAAGCTTTGAAATCACACAATATAAGTCAGTCTATTGTAGAACAACTACATAAAAGTATGAGGCACAAAGAAACTAATGCACAAAAACTACTCATTCTGAACAATTTAGATGAATATGGACACAATACTTTTGAGATGGATAAAAAGTATTTGGACCTTTGTGAACTTTCTTCGCTAGAATGCAACATGTCTTACATCCATCAAGATTGCTTTGATAAAACAGCTCAGCTCGCTAACTTTCTAATAGACACATGTGACAAATATGTTGAAGAGAAAATCAGTATGAGATCTGGCTACTATGACATCTACTGCCAGGAACTGTTGCGCTTGATCGATGACAAACTTGAGAACAAGGATGTTAAAAAGTATTGTTTTAATTCACTTTTTGAAGTAGATATTAAGCTTTTCATTTTAGGACGAGCTGCAAGGGCATTCCAGGAGATGCACGAAACATTTCTCCTTGAGAACGACCCAAAGATCTGCCTGGAAAATCTAAAACCAAAGTATTTTTCAACTTTTGTAAGTATTTACGAAGAAAAAGACCAAAGTCACCACATGGCTAAAAAATTGTGTGAACTCTGTCTGAAGCCGGCTTTAACTCAATATATTTACAAACATCTTGGGAAGGAAATTGTGGATGATTGTATAAACAGTTTGGATTCTATTATATTTAAGAATCGACCCCTTTTCCATGTTACTGTACTGGAAAATCTGTTAGAGAAAGAAATATTTGAGGAATATGTTAACTATATCAACTCATATGAGAGCTTTTTGAAAAACTGggtattaaaatacatttcagaTAAATATAGAAAATCTCCAGGTCTGCAAATGTTACAATCAAACTTACTGTCTTCTGTGGTTGAGAGAATCAAAGATgttctcaaaaaagaaaaatgcacgGATAGTCCAAAAATGTCAAATATCTTGGAAAATATTTGTGAAGAGTTAAAATCTGAATTGGTAATTCCACAGAATCAAATGCATATGATTGGTTTTGGGGACAATACAAATATTGAGCGGTTTTCTGCTGACATTGAGACTTTTCTTTCAGAAACTGAAAACCAAATACAAGTAGAAATGTCATCATTGAGCGTTGAGTTCATCATCGCCAAGGTGACATTGAATCCAGTGGATGAACTGCTGAAGAAGGTGATCGGATGTGGGAAGCAGTGTCCGTTCTGTAAAGCCCCCTGTGAGGCCGGAGGTGTTGGTCATACAGAACACTTTGCATCCATTCACAGACCTAAAAGTTTAGGAGGATATAAAAAGACTTGGGAAGAAGACTGCAGTTTAGTGACAGAAATGTGCTCAATGTCTGGGAGGACATTTAGAAACCAGGACACAGACTGGAAAGATCACTCATACAAGGAATATCGCACAATTTACCCAGACTGGTCCATCCAGCCTGATCCCAGCATTGAGTCCACTGATTACTGGAAATACATTTTCGCAAAGTTTAATGAGCAGTTTGCAGAAGAATATAAAGCCAAACCGGCTGAACTGTCGGAGCAATGGAAACAGATAGACAAAGAACAAGCTCTGAGAAGCCTGAAAGAAGCTTTTAATATAAAACAATAG
- the LOC134571012 gene encoding up-regulator of cell proliferation-like, giving the protein MDYPIGEASMTINRFRWRLIDIFEDDANSLLDELSSLYLISLEEYINLTVAESPVVKMENVLNLILEKGEQACEKFLKHLENMIPRFPKLHCFSGRFPESEQNKKIEELLVQLGMENIVHSKLTLKSILNIEKENCKDINPQCTQDIPLNFLKKLLALNRTARNTHCDKHPCNAGSTEHNSLDTIMFKIFDTNGEKDDSSSLNPLDVLCVLMHCSDHFLQQEIVSKMSMCQFAVPLLLPSGGASCCIFMLWAMRDIVKRWRPQSLADCKGFMEENVVNIPMPTFSFVRLGKAKLSKSKILNQVLSPAQQNQDFFIHDNMQGGNTERKLSEGLVEMSWYFPSGSESSDIFPEPIAVTNLRGDLESNWTQFTFLTRVSSAVFIFTESIGEREFRLLSNCNSKDTKYYFIITPSPGKDVSKETRENVQKLISVLKLDVINIILKKNTDNDTALMKRILSCINFSLINNPKRTTMQNMEKQTNRLGIYVDENSEECQKAREHVLEITEEIKDVILYKKKTMSLQGDLWKQVSKIEKEMCRMKNQGAMDTQEYQSELIGQRISLHEKQHAHELPKGIMLFINAIVYLSQTEKHYFLKWLKFELDSIARNNLSTLQAEYKEKCNNPQKNKEELKYLDKKISDSSLGIEHFLREMGQFYEAEYSLYSGKKYQDDKRQFTKLPIIAADLLWGGFPLELVDGDASNIPLQWITDVLTELNIKTGGRCRMRVITVLGVQSTGKSTLLNTMFGLQFPVASGRCTRGAFMTLIKVEEDFQEELGCSFILVIDTEGLKAPELASLEDSYEHDNELATLVIGLSDITIINMAMENTTEMKDILQIVIHAFLRMKEIGKKNKCQFVHQNVSDVSAHGKNARDRKKLLEQLDEMTNIAANMETKYAITTFSDVMDYDIEKDNWYIPGLWHGVPPMAPVNSGYSENASALKKYLVEFLKTCKSENKPLNIEEFITWTKSLWNAVKHEKFIFSFRNSLVAEAYNKLTIQFSQWEWDFTKAVHSWVINTETLIRNQSADKLDATTISRYKDKLNKVLCEEERKMTELLRKYFENNLENAHLIEKYREDFLMSTTFLKKDLERNALSKFNEAVHIQKGKFEIQGIQNKYQKIIKEKVIDLLKTCRTRNHQLSVSEIEEEFEGMWKKTISDLQIESLKRRNISQAMLYQLRHNVSNKGSEINKAFLNVKNLFEYGDIQFVMETFYIDHNFFSLKRNMFYTSQEHYDQVSELAESLFEMCDRYVTEKVNTALDYDDTYCQELLRLIDGQLENKHSKKIHCSSMFKLDMKLFIFGRAAQRFQQMHDDFFQDNDTITCLDKLKPQYLAMFQSIYQEKDQSKLRAKDFCDLCLKPALTEYIYKHLGQEIVDDVLGSSDNVIFKSRSFFQARVLESLLKNGKFSDFVEYINSYRKFLKNWIFKHILGKYMGSSQLETLQKNILLKIVKKIKDVLIKKKCLNSANITILLENICKELKNELVISQNQMHLIVFGNIVNVSQFSSDIQDFLSETKNQILTEVKSLRAESILSKVKLKPEDELLKKVIGCEKQCPFCKVPCEAGGSDHTDHFASIHRPMGLGTYRFLHSEVLCTDICSTSVVSNGPFRNEDTDWKDHPFKEYRTFYPDWSIQPDSSIQSSDYWKYIFVKFNDQFAVEYKAKPAKLPDVWKQIDIEQALGSLKEVFNMK; this is encoded by the exons ATGGATTATCCCATTGGAGAAGCATCTAtgaccattaacagatttaggtGGCGGTTAATAGACATCTTTGAAGATGATGCAAATAGTTTGTTGGACGAGCTCAGCTCCCTGTATCTGATATCTCTTGAAGAATACATTAATCTGACTGTAGCTGAAAGCCCGGTAGTGAAGATGGAGAATGTATTGAACCTCATACTTGAGAAAGGAGAACAGGCCTGCGAGAAATTCCTCAAACACCTGGAGAACATGATACCCAGATTTCCAAAGTTACATTGTTTTTCAGGACGCTTTCCAGAAAGTGA acaaaataaaaaaattgaggaACTCCTAGTGCAGTTAGGAATGGAAAACATTGTACATTCCAAGCTCACACTGAAGAGTATTCTGAATATCGAGAAGGAGAATTGTAAGGACATTAATCCTCAATGTACACAGGATATTCCTTTAAATTTCTTAAAGAAACTCCTGGCTCTCAACAGAACTGCCAGAAACACTCACTGTGATAAACATCCGTGTAATGCGGGATCAACTGAACATAACAGCTTAGATACAATCATGTTTAAGATTTTTGATACTAATGGTGAAAAAGATGACTCTTCATCTCTCAATCCCTTGGATGTTCTCTGTGTTCTGATGCATTGTTCTGATCATTTTTTACAACAGGAAATTGTGTCAAAAATGTCCATGTGTCAGTTTGCTGTCCCTTTGCTGCTCCCTTCTGGTGGTGCATCATGTTGCATCTTTATGTTATGGGCGATGAGAGATATTGTGAAGAGATGGAGACCTCAGTCATTAGCAGATTGTAAAGGGTTTATGGAAGAAAATGTGGTGAACATCCCCATGCCGACCTTCTCTTTTGTTAGACTGGGTAAAGCCAAACTATCTAAATCAAAAATCCTGAATCAGGTTCTAAGCCCAGCTCAGCAGAACCAAGACTTCTTCATTCATGACAACATGCAAGGAGGTAATACAGAAAGAAAGCTATCTGAAGGACTAGTGGAAATGTCCTGGTATTTTCCTTCTGGAAGTGAAAGTTCTGACATTTTCCCAGAGCCGATCGCAGTGACCAACCTGCGAGGAGACCTGGAGTCTAACTGGACACAGTTCACCTTCTTAACCCGGGTCTCATCAGCTGTGTTTATATTTACTGAGAGCATCGGGGAGAGAGAATTCAGACTGTTATCAAACTGTAATAGCAAAGACACAAAGTATTATTTCATTATCACCCCCAGCCCCGGGAAAGATGTAAGCAAGGAGACACGTGAGAATGTGCAAAAGTTAATATCGGTGCTTAAGCTCGATGTAATcaatataatattaaagaaaaacacagacaATGATACAGCTCTGATGAAAAGAATTCTGTCATGTATTAATTTTTCCTTAATAAACAATCCCAAAAGAACAACAATGCAAAATATGGAGAAACAGACCAACAGACTTGGTATCTATGTGGATGAAAACTCTGAGGAATGTCAAAAAGCCAGGGAACATGTATTGGAAATAACTGAAGAAATAAAAGATGTGATTttatataagaaaaaaacaatGAGTTTGCAGGGAGATCTGTGGAAACAAGTGTCTAAAATAGAAAAGGAAATGTGCAGAATGAAAAACCAAGGAGCAATGGATACTCAAGAATATCAGAGTGAGCTCATAGGCCAACGCATTTCACTGCATGAGAAGCAACATGCTCATGAATTACCCAAAGGAATAATGTTGTTTATTAATGCTATTGTTTATTTGTCACAGacagaaaaacattattttttgaaATGGCTTAAATTCGAACTTGATTCCATAGCTCGGAATAATCTGTCAACTTTGCAGGCAGAATATAAAGAGAAATGTAATAACCCGCAAAAAAATAAGGAGGAACTAAAAtatttagataaaaaaatatcTGACAGCTCACTCGGAATTGAACATTTCCTGCGTGAAATGGGACAATTTTATGAAGCAGAATATTCTTTGTACAGTGGGAAAAAATATCAGGACGACAAAAGGCAGTTTACCAAGCTCCCTATAATAGCTGCTGACCTCTTGTGGGGTGGTTTCCCATTAGAGTTGGTTGATGGAGATGCCTCCAACATCCCCTTGCAGTGGATAACTGATGTCTTGACTGAGCTGAACATCAAGACAGGAGGACGATGCAGAATGAGAGTGATCACTGTGCTGGGAGTTCAGAGTACGGGGAAATCCACCCTTCTGAACACCATGTTTGGGTTGCAGTTCCCGGTGGCCAGTGGACGTTGCACACGAGGGGCCTTCATGACACTTATTAAAGTAGAAGAGGACTTCCAGGAGGAGCTGGGCTGTAGCTTTATTCTGGTGATTGATACGGAAGGTCTGAAAGCTCCTGAATTGGCTTCTCTGGAGGACAGTTATGAACATGACAATGAGCTGGCAACGCTAGTGATTGGGCTGAGTGATATCACAATAATTAACATGGCCATGGAAAATACAACTGAAATGAAAGATATCTTGCAGATTGTTATCCATGCATTTCTTAGAATGaaagaaataggaaaaaaaaacaaatgtcagtttgtccatcagaatGTGAGTGATGTGTCCGCTCATGGAAAGAATGCAAGAGACCGAAAGAAACTCCTGGAACAGTTGGATGAAATGACTAATATTGCAGCAAATATGGAAACAAAATATGCAATAACCACTTTTAGTGATGTGATGGACTATGACATAGAGAAAGACAACTGGTACATTCCTGGCTTATGGCATGGAGTCCCACCAATGGCTCCAGTAAACTCGGGGTACAGTGAAAATGcttctgcattaaaaaaatatttggtggAATTTTTAAAGACATGTAAATCTGAAAACAAACCGCTGAACATTGAAGAATTTATCACATGGACAAAAAGTTTGTGGAATGCAGTGAAACATGAAAAGTTTATATTCAGTTTCAGAAACAGTCTGGTGGCTGAAGCGTATAATAAATTGACTATTCAATTCTCCCAGTGGGAATGGGACTTTACCAAAGCCGTGCACAGCTGGGTGAttaacactgagacactgatcaGAAATCAATCAGCTGATAAATTAGATGCCACAACAATTTCCAGATACAAGGACAAGCTAAACAAGGTTCTGTGTGAGGAAGAAAGGAAAATGACAGAGTTGCTCAGAAAATATTTTGAGAATAATTTAGAAAATGCACATCTTATTGAAAAATACAGAGAAGACTTTTTAATGAGCACAACATTTCTGAAAAAGGATCTTGAAAGAAATGCTCTTAGCAAGTTTAATGAGGCTGTTCATATCCAGAAAGGGAAGTTTGAGATTCAGGGTATCCAGAACAAATATCAGAAAATAATCAAAGAAAAAGTTATTGATCTTCTGAAGACATGCAGAACGCGAAATCATCAGCTCAGTGTCTCAGAAATAGAAGAAGAGTTTGAGGGCATGTGGAAGAAGACAATCTCAGATTTACAGATTGAGTCTTTAAAAAGACGTAATATAAGTCAGGCTATGCTTTACCAACTGCGCCATAATGTAAGCAACAAAGGATCTGAAATAAACAAAGCATTTCTAAATGTAAAAAACTTATTTGAATATGGAGATATACAATTTGTCATGGAGACATTTTATATTGATCACAATTTCTTTTCACTGAAACGCAACATGTTTTATACCAGCCAAGAACATTATGATCAGGTATCAGAACTCGCTGAATCATTGTTTGAGATGTGTGATCGATATGTTACAGAGAAAGTCAACACAGCATTGGACTATGATGACACTTACTGTCAGGAACTATTACGTCTGATTGATGGACAACTGGAGAATAAGCATTCTAAAAAGATTCACTGTTCCTCAATGTTTAAGCTAGATATGAAACTTTTCATATTTGGAAGAGCTGCTCAGAGGTTTCAACAGATGCATGACGATTTTTTCCAAGACAATGACACAATTACCTGTCTAGACAAGTTAAAACCTCAGTATCTTGCAATGTTTCAAAGCATTTACCAAGAGAAAGACCAAAGTAAACTGAGAGCTAAAGACTTTTGTGATCTCTGCCTGAAACCAGCTTTAACTGAATACATTTACAAACATCTTGGTCAAGAAATAGTGGATGATGTTTTAGGTAGTTCAGACAATGTCATATTCAAAAGTCGATCCTTCTTTCAAGCTCGGGTATTGGAAAGTTTGTTAAAGAATGGAAAGTTTAGTGATTTTGTAGAATACATTAATTCATACAGGAAGTTTCTGAAAAACTGGATATTCAAACACATTTTAGGTAAATACATGGGTTCTTCACAGTTAGAAACTTTACAAAAAAACATCTTGTTAAAGATTGTTAAAAAAATCAAAGATgttcttattaaaaaaaagtgtttgaacAGTGCCAATATCACAATCCTTTTAGAAAACAtttgtaaagaattaaaaaatgaatTAGTGATTTCACAGAATCAAATGCATTTGATTGTTTTTGGGAACATTGTAAATGTTTCGCAATTTTCTTCTGACATTCAGGATTTTCTATCAGAAACAAAAAATCAAATCCTAACAGAAGTGAAAAGTTTGAGAGCTGAGTCCATTCTTTCCAAAGTCAAGTTGAAGCCAGAGGATGAATTGCTGAAGAAGGTTATCGGATGTGAGAAGCAGTGTCCGTTCTGTAAAGTCCCCTGTGAGGCCGGAGGAAGTGATCACACAGATCACTTTGCATCAATTCACAGACCTATGGGCTTGGGAACATATAGATTTTTACATAGTGAGGTTTTATGCACAGACATATGCTCTACTAGTGTTGTGTCCAATGGGCCATTTAGAAATGAAGATACAGATTGGAAAGATCATCCCTTCAAGGAATATCGCACATTTTATCCAGACTGGTCCATCCAACCTGACTCCAGCATTCAGTCCTCTGATTACTGGAAATACATTTTTGTGAAGTTTAATGATCAGTTTGCAGTGGAATATAAAGCCAAACCGGCTAAACTGCCAGATGTATGGAAACAGATAGACATAGAACAAGCTCTTGGAAGCCTGAAGGAAGTGTTTAATATGAAATGA